From a single Rosa rugosa chromosome 7, drRosRugo1.1, whole genome shotgun sequence genomic region:
- the LOC133720418 gene encoding amidase 1 isoform X2, protein MIDGSINGENKHYGTPVNPCAPDRVPGGSSSGSAVVVGADLADFSLGTDTGGSVRVPASYCGIFGFRPSHGVISTSGVVPMAQSFDTVGWFARDPVVLSKVGRALLQIPDVHPVRPAQLIIAEDCFQLSSIPSDRVKQVLVHSVEKLFGGHVLKHANLGDVVKDKVPSLNCFFDKGNASQEDNIPSLAALSRAMRILQRHEFKNNHGEWVITVRPDLGPGISERVWEAVRAADENTGVCHSVKSELCAALTELLGDAGVLAIPTVPGPPPKLQMDPATLETFRARAFSLLSIAGVSGFCQVNIPLGMYEDLPVSVSLLAKHGSDGFLLSLVETLYATLKEQVESLKSHPCL, encoded by the exons ATGATTGATGGCAGTATAAATGGAGAGAACAAACATTATGGTACGCCGGTAAATCCGTGTGCACCAGATAGGGTGCCTGGAGGATCTTCTAGTGGCTCTGCTGTTGTGGTGGGTGCAGACCTTGCAGATTTTTCCTTAG GAACTGACACTGGAGGAAGTGTAAGAGTTCCTGCTTCATATTGTGGAATTTTTGGGTTCCGACCTTCTCATGGTGTCATTTCTACTTCTGGAGTTGTTCCTATGGCACAAAGTTTTGATACTGTGG GATGGTTTGCTAGGGATCCTGTGGTTTTGAGTAAAGTAGGACGGGCATTACTGCAAATTCCTGATGTGCATCCTGTCAGACCAGCTCAGTTGATCATTGCTGAAGACTGTTTCCAGCTTTCAAGCATTCCAAGTGATCGAGTAAAACAAGTACTTGTTCACTCAGTTGAGAAGTTATTTGGGG GTCATGTTTTAAAGCATGCAAACCTTGGGGATGTTGTGAAGGACAAAGTTCCAAGTTTGAACTGTTTTTTCGATAAAGGAAATGCAAGTCAAGAGGATAACATACCATCCTTAGCAGCCCTATCAAGAGCCATGCGAATACTCCAAAG GCATGAATTCAAGAACAACCATGGTGAATGGGTCATTACAGTCAGACCTGATTTAGGTCCTGGGATATCAGAACGTGTATGGGAAGCCGTCAGGGCAGCAGATGAAAATACCGGTGTTTGTCACTCCGTGAAGTCCGAACTATGTGCTGCTCTTACTGAACTTCTTGGG GATGCTGGTGTCCTTGCAATTCCTACAGTTCCAGGGCCTCCACCAAAACTACAAATGGATCCTGCTACACTTGAAACATTTCGCGCCAGGGCTTTTAGCTTGTTGTCCATTGCCGGAGTATCTGGATTCTGCCAG GTGAACATACCACTAGGCATGTATGAAGATCTACCTGTGTCGGTTTCCTTGCTGGCAAAGCACGGCTCAGATGGATTCCTGCTGAGTCTTGTAGAGACTCTCTATGCCACTCTCAAAGAACAAGTTGAAAGCTTGAAATCGCATCCTTGTTTATAA
- the LOC133722124 gene encoding uncharacterized protein LOC133722124 isoform X2, which yields MIQFCNCDIKMWFRSGALKHNILSKRKCFTGVSLTPKEYADTSKGLQRDKTASPECGFSLLECAIRNQHTDMIELLLKNGAEIFRDNDIGRGIETMDALVKLGYKEVEGEFLYTSSSMRRFNVWATFSVKNRGIAIFYGGKSRMNVHGKEPDVYFAWGKATFKREGSVLRIEDGLETSLLEPAEPPYLGSKEIFNWFCNQLNEAIGLGSVVDDGFDLFDIEMALKASLDHFGQPSSQRSMVISDFSLVERRMRWHSKLHILDHFGQPSLQPSAPPLPEDDCTICFDHRVDTAFVPCGHLICSPCAEKIQHQNLLCPFCHEVVENFAIPRI from the exons ATGATTCAATTTTGTAATTGT GATATCAAAATGTGGTTCAGAAGCGGTGCTTTAAAACACAACATCCTGTCTAAAAGAAAG TGTTTTACAGGGGTATCATTGACTCCAAAGGAATATGCAGATACTTCAAAGGGCCTTCAACGCGACAAAACTGCCA GTCCTGAGTGTGGATTCAGTCTGTTGGAGTGTGCAATAAGAAACCAGCACACCGATATGATTGAGTTGTTGCTTAAGAATGGAG CTGAAATTTTTCGAGATAATGACATTGGAAGAGGCATTGAGACAATGGACGCCTTAGTTAAGCTTGGTTATAAAGAAGTTGAAGGCGAGTTTCTGTACACTTCAAGCTCTATGAGGAGATTCAACGTTTGGGCTACCTTTTCAGTCAAAAATCGTGGGATTGCTATATTTTATGGTGGCAAGAGTCGAATGAATGTCCACGGCAAGGAACCAGATGTGTATTTCGCATGGGGCAAGGCTACTTTCAAGCGGGAAGGATCTGTGTTACGGATCGAAGATGGATTGGAGA CTTCCTTGCTGGAACCAGCAGAACCTCCATATTTGGGTAGCAAAGAGATATTTAACTGGTTTTGCAACCAGTTAAATGAG GCTATTGGTTTGGGTTCTGTGGTGGATGATGGCTTTGATCTCTTTGATATAGAGATGGCACTCAAAGCTTCACTGGACCATTTTGGACAGCCATCTTCACAGCGTTCAATGGTGATTAGTGACTTCTCACTAGTAGAGAGAAGAATG AGATGGCACTCAAAGCTTCATATATTGGACCATTTTGGACAGCCATCTTTACAGCCTTCTGCACCACCTTTGCCCGAAGATGACTGCACCATCTGTTTTGATCATAGAGTTGACACTGCCTTTGTTCCCTGTGGTCATCTTATCTGCTCACCATGTGCAGAAAAGATTCAGCATCAGAACTTGCTGTGTCCCTTCTGCCATGAGGTGGTGGAGAACTTTGCAATTCCTAGGATTTGA
- the LOC133720419 gene encoding amidase 1-like isoform X2 — protein sequence MEKDSDYGAFTEKFLLQSSSSSHDLPLSGLTFAVKDIFDMAGYVTGFGNPDWARTHPAAESTAPSVSTFLEGGATCIGRTIMDEMAYSINGENNHYGTPVNPCAPDRVPGGSSSGSAVVVAAGLADFSLGTDSGGSVRVPASYCGIFGFRPSHGVISTSGVVPLAQSFDTVAQLIIAEDCFQLSSIPSDRVKQGLVHSVEKLFGGHVLKHANLGDVVKDKVPSLNCFFEKGNTSQEDNIPSLAALSSAMRTLERHEFKNNHGEWVMTVRPDIGPADRINERVWEAVRAADENIDICYSVKTELCAALTELLGDAGVLAIPTVPGLPPKLHTDPTTLEAYRHRAFSFLSIAVVSGFCQVVIPLGMYEGLPVSVSLLAKHGSDGFLLSLVETLYATLKEQVESLK from the exons atggagaaagaCTCAGATTATGGAGCTTTCACAGAGAAATTCCTTCTGCAATCTAGCTCTTCATCTCATGATCTTCCCTTGAGTGGCCTCACCTTTGCTGTCAAAGACAT ATTTGATATGGCTGGATATGTGACTGGATTTGGAAATCCTGATTGGGCAAGGACTCACCCAGCTGCCGAATCAACAGCTCCTTCTGTTTCTACATTCTTAGAAGGAGGTGCCACATGTATTGGTAGAACTATCATGGATGAAATGGCATACAG TATAAATGGAGAGAACAATCATTATGGTACACCGGTAAATCCATGTGCACCAGATAGGGTGCCTGGAGGATCTTCTAGTGGCTCTGCTGTTGTAGTGGCTGCAGGCCTTGCAGATTTTTCCTTAG GAACTGACAGCGGAGGAAGTGTAAGAGTTCCTGCTTCATATTGTGGAATTTTTGGGTTCCGACCTTCTCATGGTGTCATTTCTACTTCTGGAGTTGTTCCTTTGGCACAAAGTTTTGATACTGTGG CTCAATTGATCATTGCTGAAGACTGTTTCCAGCTTTCAAGCATTCCAAGTGATCGAGTAAAACAAGGACTTGTTCACTCAGTTGAGAAGTTATTTGGGG GTCATGTTTTAAAGCATGCAAACCTTGGGGATGTTGTGAAGGACAAAGTTCCAAGTTTGAACTGTTTCTTTGAGAAAGGAAATACAAGTCAAGAGGATAACATACCATCCTTGGCAGCCCTATCAAGTGCCATGCGAACACTCGAAAG GCATGAATTCAAGAACAACCATGGTGAATGGGTCATGACTGTCAGGCCTGATATAGGTCCTGCGGACCGGATAAATGAACGTGTATGGGAAGCCGTCAGGGCAGCAGATGAAAATATTGATATTTGTTACTCCGTGAAGACCGAACTATGTGCTGCTCTTACTGAACTTCTTGGG GATGCTGGTGTCCTTGCGATTCCTACAGTTCCAGGGCTTCCACCAAAACTACATACGGATCCTACTACACTTGAAGCATATCGCCACAGGGCTTTTAGCTTTTTGTCCATTGCCGTAGTATCTGGATTCTGCCAG GTGGTCATACCACTAGGCATGTACGAAGGCCTACCTGTGTCGGTTTCCTTGCTGGCAAAGCACGGCTCAGATGGATTCCTGCTCAGTCTTGTGGAGACTCTCTATGCCACTCTCAAAGAACAAGTTGAAAGCTTGAAATGA
- the LOC133722686 gene encoding mevalonate kinase-like, protein MLSFVEIFSFLICLDFVPETGNMIKFRSGSLTRLKSNMPLKMLITNTKVGRNTKALVAGVTERTLRHPDAMASVFNAVDSISAELATIIQLEAPDEISVTEKDAKIEELMEMNQGLLQCMGVSHASIETILRTTLKYKLAFKLPGARGGGSVLTLLPTLLSATVVDKVTAELESCGFHCLTAAIGGQRCSSLLWWFILR, encoded by the exons ATGTTATCATTTGTTGAGATATTTAGCTTCCTTATCTGTCTGGACTTTGTTCCTGAAACAGGGAATATGATCAAGTTTAGATCAGGCAGTTTGACACGCCTCAAATCGAACATGCCACTCAAAATGCTCATTACTAACACAAAAGTTGGGAGGAACACAAAGGCCTTAGTTGCTGGTGTTACAGAGAGGACATTAAGGCATCCAGATGCTATGGCTTCTGTGTTTAATGCAGTTGATTCTATCAGCGCGGAATTGGCTACCATCATCCAATTAGAGGCCCCTGATGAAATCTCTGTAACCGAGAAGGATGCGAAAATAGAAGAGCTGATGGAAATGAACCAAGGTTTGCTCCAATGCATGGGGGTCAGCCATGCTTCAATCGAAACCATTCTTCGAACTACACTCAAATACAAGTTGGCTTTCAAGTTGCCAGGAGCTCGTGGTGGAGGTTCTGTTCTCACACTATTGCCAACCT TGCTATCAGCAACAGTTGTTGATAAAGTAACTGCAGAACTGGAGTCGTGTGGATTCCATTGCTTAACAGCGGCCATTGGTGGACAAAGGTGTTCAAGTTTGCTTTGGTGGTTCATCCTGAGGTGA
- the LOC133720419 gene encoding amidase 1-like isoform X1 encodes MEKDSDYGAFTEKFLLQSSSSSHDLPLSGLTFAVKDIFDMAGYVTGFGNPDWARTHPAAESTAPSVSTFLEGGATCIGRTIMDEMAYSINGENNHYGTPVNPCAPDRVPGGSSSGSAVVVAAGLADFSLGTDSGGSVRVPASYCGIFGFRPSHGVISTSGVVPLAQSFDTVGWFARDPVVFSRVGRSLLQIPDAHPVRPAQLIIAEDCFQLSSIPSDRVKQGLVHSVEKLFGGHVLKHANLGDVVKDKVPSLNCFFEKGNTSQEDNIPSLAALSSAMRTLERHEFKNNHGEWVMTVRPDIGPADRINERVWEAVRAADENIDICYSVKTELCAALTELLGDAGVLAIPTVPGLPPKLHTDPTTLEAYRHRAFSFLSIAVVSGFCQVVIPLGMYEGLPVSVSLLAKHGSDGFLLSLVETLYATLKEQVESLK; translated from the exons atggagaaagaCTCAGATTATGGAGCTTTCACAGAGAAATTCCTTCTGCAATCTAGCTCTTCATCTCATGATCTTCCCTTGAGTGGCCTCACCTTTGCTGTCAAAGACAT ATTTGATATGGCTGGATATGTGACTGGATTTGGAAATCCTGATTGGGCAAGGACTCACCCAGCTGCCGAATCAACAGCTCCTTCTGTTTCTACATTCTTAGAAGGAGGTGCCACATGTATTGGTAGAACTATCATGGATGAAATGGCATACAG TATAAATGGAGAGAACAATCATTATGGTACACCGGTAAATCCATGTGCACCAGATAGGGTGCCTGGAGGATCTTCTAGTGGCTCTGCTGTTGTAGTGGCTGCAGGCCTTGCAGATTTTTCCTTAG GAACTGACAGCGGAGGAAGTGTAAGAGTTCCTGCTTCATATTGTGGAATTTTTGGGTTCCGACCTTCTCATGGTGTCATTTCTACTTCTGGAGTTGTTCCTTTGGCACAAAGTTTTGATACTGTGG GATGGTTTGCTAGGGATCCTGTGGTTTTTAGTAGAGTAGGACGGTCATTACTGCAAATTCCTGATGCACATCCTGTCAGACCAGCTCAATTGATCATTGCTGAAGACTGTTTCCAGCTTTCAAGCATTCCAAGTGATCGAGTAAAACAAGGACTTGTTCACTCAGTTGAGAAGTTATTTGGGG GTCATGTTTTAAAGCATGCAAACCTTGGGGATGTTGTGAAGGACAAAGTTCCAAGTTTGAACTGTTTCTTTGAGAAAGGAAATACAAGTCAAGAGGATAACATACCATCCTTGGCAGCCCTATCAAGTGCCATGCGAACACTCGAAAG GCATGAATTCAAGAACAACCATGGTGAATGGGTCATGACTGTCAGGCCTGATATAGGTCCTGCGGACCGGATAAATGAACGTGTATGGGAAGCCGTCAGGGCAGCAGATGAAAATATTGATATTTGTTACTCCGTGAAGACCGAACTATGTGCTGCTCTTACTGAACTTCTTGGG GATGCTGGTGTCCTTGCGATTCCTACAGTTCCAGGGCTTCCACCAAAACTACATACGGATCCTACTACACTTGAAGCATATCGCCACAGGGCTTTTAGCTTTTTGTCCATTGCCGTAGTATCTGGATTCTGCCAG GTGGTCATACCACTAGGCATGTACGAAGGCCTACCTGTGTCGGTTTCCTTGCTGGCAAAGCACGGCTCAGATGGATTCCTGCTCAGTCTTGTGGAGACTCTCTATGCCACTCTCAAAGAACAAGTTGAAAGCTTGAAATGA
- the LOC133722124 gene encoding uncharacterized protein LOC133722124 isoform X4 has product MIQFCNCDIKMWFRSGALKHNILSKRKCFTGVSLTPKEYADTSKGLQRDKTASNYCPECGFSLLECAIRNQHTDMIELLLKNGAEIFRDNDIGRGIETMDALVKLGYKEVEGEFLYTSSSMRRFNVWATFSVKNRGIAIFYGGKSRMNVHGKEPDVYFAWGKATFKREGSVLRIEDGLETSLLEPAEPPYLGSKEIFNWFCNQLNEAIGLGSVVDDGFDLFDIEMALKASLDHFGQPSSQRSMAVGLGSVVDDGLIGFDLSDIEMALKASYIGPFWTAIFTAFCTTFARR; this is encoded by the exons ATGATTCAATTTTGTAATTGT GATATCAAAATGTGGTTCAGAAGCGGTGCTTTAAAACACAACATCCTGTCTAAAAGAAAG TGTTTTACAGGGGTATCATTGACTCCAAAGGAATATGCAGATACTTCAAAGGGCCTTCAACGCGACAAAACTGCCAGTAACTACT GTCCTGAGTGTGGATTCAGTCTGTTGGAGTGTGCAATAAGAAACCAGCACACCGATATGATTGAGTTGTTGCTTAAGAATGGAG CTGAAATTTTTCGAGATAATGACATTGGAAGAGGCATTGAGACAATGGACGCCTTAGTTAAGCTTGGTTATAAAGAAGTTGAAGGCGAGTTTCTGTACACTTCAAGCTCTATGAGGAGATTCAACGTTTGGGCTACCTTTTCAGTCAAAAATCGTGGGATTGCTATATTTTATGGTGGCAAGAGTCGAATGAATGTCCACGGCAAGGAACCAGATGTGTATTTCGCATGGGGCAAGGCTACTTTCAAGCGGGAAGGATCTGTGTTACGGATCGAAGATGGATTGGAGA CTTCCTTGCTGGAACCAGCAGAACCTCCATATTTGGGTAGCAAAGAGATATTTAACTGGTTTTGCAACCAGTTAAATGAG GCTATTGGTTTGGGTTCTGTGGTGGATGATGGCTTTGATCTCTTTGATATAGAGATGGCACTCAAAGCTTCACTGGACCATTTTGGACAGCCATCTTCACAGCGTTCAATG GCTGTTGGTTTGGGTTCTGTGGTGGATGATGGGTTAATTGGGTTTGATCTCTCTGATATAGAGATGGCACTCAAAGCTTCATATATTGGACCATTTTGGACAGCCATCTTTACAGCCTTCTGCACCACCTTTGCCCGAAGATGA
- the LOC133722124 gene encoding uncharacterized protein LOC133722124 isoform X3 — protein sequence MWFRSGALKHNILSKRKCFTGVSLTPKEYADTSKGLQRDKTASNYCPECGFSLLECAIRNQHTDMIELLLKNGAEIFRDNDIGRGIETMDALVKLGYKEVEGEFLYTSSSMRRFNVWATFSVKNRGIAIFYGGKSRMNVHGKEPDVYFAWGKATFKREGSVLRIEDGLETSLLEPAEPPYLGSKEIFNWFCNQLNEAIGLGSVVDDGFDLFDIEMALKASLDHFGQPSSQRSMVISDFSLVERRMRWHSKLHILDHFGQPSLQPSAPPLPEDDCTICFDHRVDTAFVPCGHLICSPCAEKIQHQNLLCPFCHEVVENFAIPRI from the exons ATGTGGTTCAGAAGCGGTGCTTTAAAACACAACATCCTGTCTAAAAGAAAG TGTTTTACAGGGGTATCATTGACTCCAAAGGAATATGCAGATACTTCAAAGGGCCTTCAACGCGACAAAACTGCCAGTAACTACT GTCCTGAGTGTGGATTCAGTCTGTTGGAGTGTGCAATAAGAAACCAGCACACCGATATGATTGAGTTGTTGCTTAAGAATGGAG CTGAAATTTTTCGAGATAATGACATTGGAAGAGGCATTGAGACAATGGACGCCTTAGTTAAGCTTGGTTATAAAGAAGTTGAAGGCGAGTTTCTGTACACTTCAAGCTCTATGAGGAGATTCAACGTTTGGGCTACCTTTTCAGTCAAAAATCGTGGGATTGCTATATTTTATGGTGGCAAGAGTCGAATGAATGTCCACGGCAAGGAACCAGATGTGTATTTCGCATGGGGCAAGGCTACTTTCAAGCGGGAAGGATCTGTGTTACGGATCGAAGATGGATTGGAGA CTTCCTTGCTGGAACCAGCAGAACCTCCATATTTGGGTAGCAAAGAGATATTTAACTGGTTTTGCAACCAGTTAAATGAG GCTATTGGTTTGGGTTCTGTGGTGGATGATGGCTTTGATCTCTTTGATATAGAGATGGCACTCAAAGCTTCACTGGACCATTTTGGACAGCCATCTTCACAGCGTTCAATGGTGATTAGTGACTTCTCACTAGTAGAGAGAAGAATG AGATGGCACTCAAAGCTTCATATATTGGACCATTTTGGACAGCCATCTTTACAGCCTTCTGCACCACCTTTGCCCGAAGATGACTGCACCATCTGTTTTGATCATAGAGTTGACACTGCCTTTGTTCCCTGTGGTCATCTTATCTGCTCACCATGTGCAGAAAAGATTCAGCATCAGAACTTGCTGTGTCCCTTCTGCCATGAGGTGGTGGAGAACTTTGCAATTCCTAGGATTTGA
- the LOC133720418 gene encoding amidase 1 isoform X1 yields the protein MEEHSDYGAFTEKFLLRPSSSSHDLPLSGLTFAVKDIFDVAGYVTGFGNPDWARTHPAAELTAPSVSTILKGGATCIGKTVMDEMAYSINGENKHYGTPVNPCAPDRVPGGSSSGSAVVVGADLADFSLGTDTGGSVRVPASYCGIFGFRPSHGVISTSGVVPMAQSFDTVGWFARDPVVLSKVGRALLQIPDVHPVRPAQLIIAEDCFQLSSIPSDRVKQVLVHSVEKLFGGHVLKHANLGDVVKDKVPSLNCFFDKGNASQEDNIPSLAALSRAMRILQRHEFKNNHGEWVITVRPDLGPGISERVWEAVRAADENTGVCHSVKSELCAALTELLGDAGVLAIPTVPGPPPKLQMDPATLETFRARAFSLLSIAGVSGFCQVNIPLGMYEDLPVSVSLLAKHGSDGFLLSLVETLYATLKEQVESLKSHPCL from the exons ATGGAGGAACACTCAGATTATGGAGCTTTCACAGAGAAATTCCTTCTGCGACCAAGCTCTTCATCTCATGATCTTCCCTTGAGTGGCCTCACCTTCGCTGTCAAAGACAT ATTTGATGTGGCTGGATATGTGACTGGATTTGGAAATCCTGATTGGGCAAGGACTCACCCAGCTGCCGAATTGACAGCTCCTTCTGTTTCGACAATCTTAAAAGGAGGTGCCACATGTATTGGTAAAACTGTCATGGATGAAATGGCATACAG TATAAATGGAGAGAACAAACATTATGGTACGCCGGTAAATCCGTGTGCACCAGATAGGGTGCCTGGAGGATCTTCTAGTGGCTCTGCTGTTGTGGTGGGTGCAGACCTTGCAGATTTTTCCTTAG GAACTGACACTGGAGGAAGTGTAAGAGTTCCTGCTTCATATTGTGGAATTTTTGGGTTCCGACCTTCTCATGGTGTCATTTCTACTTCTGGAGTTGTTCCTATGGCACAAAGTTTTGATACTGTGG GATGGTTTGCTAGGGATCCTGTGGTTTTGAGTAAAGTAGGACGGGCATTACTGCAAATTCCTGATGTGCATCCTGTCAGACCAGCTCAGTTGATCATTGCTGAAGACTGTTTCCAGCTTTCAAGCATTCCAAGTGATCGAGTAAAACAAGTACTTGTTCACTCAGTTGAGAAGTTATTTGGGG GTCATGTTTTAAAGCATGCAAACCTTGGGGATGTTGTGAAGGACAAAGTTCCAAGTTTGAACTGTTTTTTCGATAAAGGAAATGCAAGTCAAGAGGATAACATACCATCCTTAGCAGCCCTATCAAGAGCCATGCGAATACTCCAAAG GCATGAATTCAAGAACAACCATGGTGAATGGGTCATTACAGTCAGACCTGATTTAGGTCCTGGGATATCAGAACGTGTATGGGAAGCCGTCAGGGCAGCAGATGAAAATACCGGTGTTTGTCACTCCGTGAAGTCCGAACTATGTGCTGCTCTTACTGAACTTCTTGGG GATGCTGGTGTCCTTGCAATTCCTACAGTTCCAGGGCCTCCACCAAAACTACAAATGGATCCTGCTACACTTGAAACATTTCGCGCCAGGGCTTTTAGCTTGTTGTCCATTGCCGGAGTATCTGGATTCTGCCAG GTGAACATACCACTAGGCATGTATGAAGATCTACCTGTGTCGGTTTCCTTGCTGGCAAAGCACGGCTCAGATGGATTCCTGCTGAGTCTTGTAGAGACTCTCTATGCCACTCTCAAAGAACAAGTTGAAAGCTTGAAATCGCATCCTTGTTTATAA
- the LOC133722124 gene encoding uncharacterized protein LOC133722124 isoform X1, translating to MIQFCNCDIKMWFRSGALKHNILSKRKCFTGVSLTPKEYADTSKGLQRDKTASNYCPECGFSLLECAIRNQHTDMIELLLKNGAEIFRDNDIGRGIETMDALVKLGYKEVEGEFLYTSSSMRRFNVWATFSVKNRGIAIFYGGKSRMNVHGKEPDVYFAWGKATFKREGSVLRIEDGLETSLLEPAEPPYLGSKEIFNWFCNQLNEAIGLGSVVDDGFDLFDIEMALKASLDHFGQPSSQRSMVISDFSLVERRMRWHSKLHILDHFGQPSLQPSAPPLPEDDCTICFDHRVDTAFVPCGHLICSPCAEKIQHQNLLCPFCHEVVENFAIPRI from the exons ATGATTCAATTTTGTAATTGT GATATCAAAATGTGGTTCAGAAGCGGTGCTTTAAAACACAACATCCTGTCTAAAAGAAAG TGTTTTACAGGGGTATCATTGACTCCAAAGGAATATGCAGATACTTCAAAGGGCCTTCAACGCGACAAAACTGCCAGTAACTACT GTCCTGAGTGTGGATTCAGTCTGTTGGAGTGTGCAATAAGAAACCAGCACACCGATATGATTGAGTTGTTGCTTAAGAATGGAG CTGAAATTTTTCGAGATAATGACATTGGAAGAGGCATTGAGACAATGGACGCCTTAGTTAAGCTTGGTTATAAAGAAGTTGAAGGCGAGTTTCTGTACACTTCAAGCTCTATGAGGAGATTCAACGTTTGGGCTACCTTTTCAGTCAAAAATCGTGGGATTGCTATATTTTATGGTGGCAAGAGTCGAATGAATGTCCACGGCAAGGAACCAGATGTGTATTTCGCATGGGGCAAGGCTACTTTCAAGCGGGAAGGATCTGTGTTACGGATCGAAGATGGATTGGAGA CTTCCTTGCTGGAACCAGCAGAACCTCCATATTTGGGTAGCAAAGAGATATTTAACTGGTTTTGCAACCAGTTAAATGAG GCTATTGGTTTGGGTTCTGTGGTGGATGATGGCTTTGATCTCTTTGATATAGAGATGGCACTCAAAGCTTCACTGGACCATTTTGGACAGCCATCTTCACAGCGTTCAATGGTGATTAGTGACTTCTCACTAGTAGAGAGAAGAATG AGATGGCACTCAAAGCTTCATATATTGGACCATTTTGGACAGCCATCTTTACAGCCTTCTGCACCACCTTTGCCCGAAGATGACTGCACCATCTGTTTTGATCATAGAGTTGACACTGCCTTTGTTCCCTGTGGTCATCTTATCTGCTCACCATGTGCAGAAAAGATTCAGCATCAGAACTTGCTGTGTCCCTTCTGCCATGAGGTGGTGGAGAACTTTGCAATTCCTAGGATTTGA